Within the Plasmodium coatneyi strain Hackeri chromosome 6, complete sequence genome, the region TggttaaaaaagtttttataGCATtgttaaaatgaatttttctttaatttacATAACATCTTTCTCTATTCAACATCTTTTTCTGCATACTTGTAAAGCTCCCTTTTGTAAAGCAATGATATGATGGATCTTcaaattcctttttcatgCAATCATGGTAATCATAAGAATGGACGTCAAAGTAGCTCAAGCAAAAATCCGATATTGAACAACATAAATatcttctttcctctttagAACAAGTGCTCGACCACATTTTGTCTTCTATAGAGTTACAGTACATTAAGGAAGCACTATTATTGCACTTGCGTGCTTTAGACATAcggataattttttctcgtGCTGCATTGACATTTCTGTACTTGTATTCCCTTATATCTAATTTACCACTACTCAAATTGTTAAGGCTATTTAAGTGGTACCTATTTAgattttccttaaaattatCCTGATTCATATGCACTCCCCTTTCTGCTTCATCTTCCATGATGCTATTCCTATGATGTCCATCTACATGTGCAGTTTGATCAGAATTGGGTACACCATTCGGCATGTCATCATTGTTAAAATTATGCTCCTTCAAATCCCTTTCTCTACCTCCATTCGTATTTTCTAAATTGTGAGCTATATCATTAGTAGTTTCATGTACACTTCCGTTTGATTCCAAATTTTCAGTTCCAGTTAACGGAGTTGCACCCTCATTTGGGTTACTGCCAGATCCAGGAACATCACCAATAGCAGGATCAGCAATATCAGATTGTCCAGGAGTGGGTGTACCAGCTCCTGCTGTTTCGGCGCCCTTCTCTGTATGAGTTTGTCCCGAACTTGCTCCTTCATTAGTATGTTGATTAAGTGACCCCTGTGGGCTATGAACTGTGTCTTGTGTATCTTTCccttctgtatttttttccgtatcAGCTTCTTTACCATCTTTCCTATGTTCAGTACCAGTGCCATTATCAACTTTACCATCTTTTTCAGCGAGAGCAGAGGGACCAGAGCCGGAAACACCAGCTTCACCGCTAACACCCAGAACACCGGAACCGCCTTCCCCCCCACTGGAGACACCATCCTCTCCAACATTACTACCTTCACCGGCAGAAGCAGCGGCAGAACCGGTACTTACGGTAGAACTATCTTTGCCAGTATTAACACTTACGTGCGCAGAATCCCCTCGAGCCTGTTCCCCCCTACTATTATTTACAGATTGAACAGTGGACTCCAAATTTTGTGCCCCCAAGTTAGGAGCACTCTCTACATTCTTCACGATTTCCTGGGTATTTGTTTTTACCTTCCTATCGCCACAAATACAAAAATCAATATATACCTTATCACGATTGTTAATTTCATTCTCAAAATCCTCCTCTTTAAAGTTATTTATCTCCTGCTTTAGTATATCATATGCAGTTACGATACCTGCTCTCTGGATGTTTTGTGCCTCCTTTACACTTAAGAATTTATTtgacagaatattccattgttttttttttctcgttatCCATTCTTCATATAATGTACATGTATTGTTACATGGAAATGCCATACATACGTTTTTAGCAACATAGTAGAATCTCTTATCACATTTCTCTCTCAGTTTTCTCACTTCAATGGATAATTCTGACCTATAATCCCTTCCCCATTCTCGAATCCATCTATATATCTGCGGTTCTACATTTAGCTGAACATTTTCATTACAAGACCATGAAGAATACcaccataatttttttctaactgTGGACATCATTGCTTTCCAAatctcttttttatgtttatcCCACCATTCCTTACGATGAACTTTGGCATCTGCATCAGTTCCAAAGATGctgctcaaatttttttccactacTCTGGAAAATCCAATGGATTCCATATCAGTTCCCATAATTATATCTCCAAAATCTTCCAAACTCCATCTGACATCGTTACATAAGTCTTGGTTATATACGTTgttattcttctttaatAATAAATCACCCTCTGCTCCAACATCATAAATAAGTTTCTTTTCCAAATATAATTTCCGAAATGCTATATCATTATGGAAATGTGTGTTTGTATTATCTATCAAATTCGTAATTTCCATCATACATAATTGATATCTTCGATCTGGTATACAAACATCTCTTCTAGGAGGACAGTCCCAATCCCTTACCCCGCGTCTTCTCTTATCATTACACTTCCTCATAACATTCTTCTGGAAAAAAGCATCATTCATAACACCACTAGACATTGTTTTCGTCTGACCCATATCGTAAGGATGCCCACCACCTTCCGAGGAATTTCTAAGGGATTTTCCCTCATGTTCAGTCACTAATCCAGGAACATTATCAAGGGTCTCAGATGGATGCCCACTGCCAGACATACCATAATCTAACATAACCAAATTGTTTACATTCCTCCCGTTATCCGTTTTACTGTCCGTTTTATGTTCTccatttgcttcttcccctatgTCATTGTTGTCTCCAACGTTTTGCGCATCGTCAGTGGATTCCTTCAAAATGCGGCTagttctttttccattcatttgtgcatcctttatttttacttctgTTACGccatattcatattttacattttgctGCGCTCTTCCTATTCTGCTTCCATCAGTTCCTTCTAACCATGGTTGTATGTGATCTTCCTCCATACAGTAATGTCCTGTAGCTAAAATACGGCCATTTTTACCTTGcacgttttcattttcgcaTTTCCCTGGAAGAGTTCCATTCATTCGTTCTAATAATACATTATTCacctaaaagaaaaatgaagagaacaAATTACACGCATCACACGATTTTTAGCTTCTTTGAATTCGCCCCCACTTTTAGTACAATTAAatggtcctttttttttattgttttctCAGGGCAATTAAATGTACAAGATAATGTATTAGTCTGATCGAAaaattgcccctttttttagtaCCTCGTGTGATAATAATAAAactgggagaaaaaataaaaaacgtttttttttttttccttccatattatttagaaataaatgtgtattgtGGTTATATTATACAAAGCACAGAAAGGGGTGTACGCAATTTATGTACCTAGGTGTTCTACACATAGAATTAAGCATATCtgtggaaaagaaagaaaacttGAACGAATGTATATACTGAAACCGCGTATACCTAAATTATAATAACCTATATGCAGGggataaaacataaaaaatgttatggCAATGTTGTTGGCAATTCTTTattgatatttttaaaaacctttttttttttttttttttttttttttttcttaacacAACGAACTTTATGAGTACACATTCATGCAACAcctgttgttcttttctttttttttttattagaaCAAGGTActttatgtgtacacttttaTACAAACACCCGTAgtattgtttcttttttttttttttcttagaaCAACAAACTTCATGCGTACACTTTTATGCAACACCCGTaatactccttttttcttttcttttcttttttttttttttcttagaaCAACGAACTTTATGAGTACATATTCATGCAGTACCTGTAGtaatcacttttttttattagaaCAAGGTACTCTATGCGTGCACCCTTATACAACACCTGTagtactcttttttttttttttttcttagaaCAAGGTActttatgtgtacaattttatACAACACCAAtagtactccttttttttttttttttcctttattacaACCGTAACCCAGAGTATATCCCAAAACAAATAGTAGATATggtgtgcaaaaaagaagaaaaaaaaaaaaaaggtgaatttCATGAGCAAACACATAATGTACGTGGTTAGAAGATTTTTGTTCTAGGTATGGTGTGCAAAggataaagaaaagaaaggagttTGATTCCATGAGCACACAAATGGTGTATATGGGTAAGAAATTTTATAAGCCGGTTGCATGcgcaaataaaagaaaaaggaattagttccaaaaatttatgcccccttttatatttatgaTTATGAATTTTATGCAAATTAGAAACATCCTTGATCTTTACATATGAATAAACCGCAGATATTTCATGAAATTAAAatcttatgtatatatttctctatTTATAAATGTTAGCAactaataatatacataaaattaCTATGTAATTTCACCCTTTTGTGAGTTtttcgcgttttttttttccgttttttacAAGCAGTTGATAATAGAGTCGCTGTGGGAACAAGgaacattaatatatttttcttaaccTTAGATCGGAAAAGGGAGcaaactgttttttttttccacctcttattagtgtatatttattaaatacaaaaaagaatagTAATTGTATACAGGCAGTTGTACAAGAATAAAGCATTATAATATAAACCCAAGTACAGAGGGGGGTAACGAAAAATTGCACCATCATCACCTGCGAACTGTTTAACTTTTTGCCATGATTTCCTGCTGGCGCTAAAAACATGAGTTCATATGTAATCGGTTATTCTTTTAGTTGAATTATGAAGGATGGAAGGTGTATCGGCTGCTGCGCTTGTTGTTGTTGCAACGTGGTACACACATACCCTTCATGGTAACGACAAATGGTGAAATGGTTTGAGTGTCATCGAGCATGTTCCTTTGCCTGCTCTCtatgttatatatttactaTTAATTGTAGGCGTAAAGTACTTAGCAGTGGTAACACTTCTGCTTTAGGAAATAATATCAGGTGTGTTATcatatttgtgtattttGTCGTTACAATTCGCGCGTTTTTAAAACATCCTTTCCGAGTgctcatgtgtatataataaactTCAAATAAGGAGTTGATTACCTGTTCATACGcctgaatatttttattcaccttataaattcctttattttcctttaaacaCTAAAGGGAACCTTTTGGTGAACCTTAcgatttttttatgtgtgttcctttttacgCAACCTCTTCTTCGcgttatttattattttaacaaccgttttcatttttctgggaatttttttaattttaattatttctacttcaattttttcattacaaATCCTTTCAGATTAAACGATATTGAATGACATCCGCCCTTCTTGCTGCTTCAATTAATTCCGTGTTTtaccccccttcctttccccttagGACTATTCTACCATTCATAATTCTATTGCATGAAAAATATCGcatgtacgtacatatgttaggcataaatgtaaaatgctGTGAACTGTGGAATttacctcattttttttttgattcagttaaaaaaagttgaggTCCGAGGACGTgcaatttttcataataGTGAACTTAAAGTAAAATAAGCAGTTTTAACTTTTTATTCTAAAAGTAACAAAACTTCGCCTCTTGACTTCTTTCCTCTGTTAATACTCATATTTtcatataaaaggaaaaaaagagtgaaGTGTTTATTTTAACACTTGTTCTTATGAAAATATTA harbors:
- a CDS encoding alpha Duffy binding protein; amino-acid sequence: MNGTLPGKCENENVQGKNGRILATGHYCMEEDHIQPWLEGTDGSRIGRAQQNVKYEYGVTEVKIKDAQMNGKRTSRILKESTDDAQNVGDNNDIGEEANGEHKTDSKTDNGRNVNNLVMLDYGMSGSGHPSETLDNVPGLVTEHEGKSLRNSSEGGGHPYDMGQTKTMSSGVMNDAFFQKNVMRKCNDKRRRGVRDWDCPPRRDVCIPDRRYQLCMMEITNLIDNTNTHFHNDIAFRKLYLEKKLIYDVGAEGDLLLKKNNNVYNQDLCNDVRWSLEDFGDIIMGTDMESIGFSRVVEKNLSSIFGTDADAKVHRKEWWDKHKKEIWKAMMSTVRKKLWWYSSWSCNENVQLNVEPQIYRWIREWGRDYRSELSIEVRKLREKCDKRFYYVAKNVCMAFPCNNTCTLYEEWITRKKKQWNILSNKFLSVKEAQNIQRAGIVTAYDILKQEINNFKEEDFENEINNRDKVYIDFCICGDRKVKTNTQEIVKNVESAPNLGAQNLESTVQSVNNSRGEQARGDSAHVSVNTGKDSSTVSTGSAAASAGEGSNVGEDGVSSGGEGGSGVLGVSGEAGVSGSGPSALAEKDGKVDNGTGTEHRKDGKEADTEKNTEGKDTQDTVHSPQGSLNQHTNEGASSGQTHTEKGAETAGAGTPTPGQSDIADPAIGDVPGSGSNPNEGATPLTGTENLESNGSVHETTNDIAHNLENTNGGRERDLKEHNFNNDDMPNGVPNSDQTAHVDGHHRNSIMEDEAERGVHMNQDNFKENLNRYHLNSLNNLSSGKLDIREYKYRNVNAAREKIIRMSKARKCNNSASLMYCNSIEDKMWSSTCSKEERRYLCCSISDFCLSYFDVHSYDYHDCMKKEFEDPSYHCFTKGSFTRMAYFAGGGAFLILLLLVASWSVVTNDSEEATFNEFEEYCDNIHRTPLVSNDIEHMQTSTPMDYS